The Anaerolineae bacterium genome window below encodes:
- a CDS encoding aspartate aminotransferase family protein yields the protein MDTQEVIALEGRYVLQTYLRSPFVLERGVGCTLYDSQGRAYLDLAAGIAVNALGYGDPELLQAIQAQAARLIHVSNLYHTEPHVRLAQMLCERSFADRVFFCNSGAEANEGAIKFARKWAKARFADQADRKVEIVAFEGAFHGRTIGTLALTPRERYQAPFRPLMPGARIARFNDLESAAAAITDDTCAVIVEPVQGEGGIHPANAAFLQGLRTLCDQHHALLIFDEVQCGLGRTGTLWAHELYGVKPDIMTLAKPLGGGLPIGAILMTEDVASVIQPGDHGSTFGANPVACAAAQVIVRRVSDPAFLAEVRAKGAYLMERLQEIHSPHICEIRGRGLMIGVEMDIPVAPIIQSGYERGLIMINAGERVLRLVPPLIIERADLDRAVDHLSAILESL from the coding sequence ATGGACACACAGGAAGTGATTGCCCTAGAAGGGCGGTATGTGCTCCAAACCTATCTGCGCTCGCCGTTCGTGCTCGAGCGCGGCGTCGGCTGCACACTTTATGACAGCCAAGGGCGCGCTTACCTCGATCTGGCAGCTGGCATCGCCGTCAACGCCTTGGGCTATGGCGATCCAGAGCTGTTGCAGGCCATTCAGGCGCAAGCCGCGCGCCTGATCCACGTCAGCAACCTGTATCACACCGAGCCGCATGTCCGCCTGGCCCAGATGCTGTGCGAGCGCTCATTCGCTGATCGGGTGTTCTTCTGCAACTCCGGCGCCGAAGCCAACGAGGGCGCGATCAAGTTCGCCCGCAAGTGGGCGAAGGCCCGTTTCGCCGATCAGGCCGATCGCAAAGTGGAAATCGTCGCCTTCGAAGGGGCCTTTCACGGCCGCACTATAGGCACGTTGGCGCTCACGCCGCGAGAGAGATACCAAGCCCCGTTTCGACCGTTGATGCCAGGCGCGCGCATCGCTCGTTTCAACGACCTTGAATCGGCCGCCGCGGCCATCACCGACGATACCTGCGCCGTGATCGTGGAGCCAGTGCAAGGTGAAGGGGGCATCCATCCGGCCAATGCCGCGTTTTTGCAGGGGCTGCGCACACTGTGCGATCAGCACCATGCGCTGTTGATCTTCGACGAGGTACAGTGTGGGTTGGGGCGAACGGGCACGCTATGGGCGCATGAGCTCTATGGGGTCAAGCCCGACATCATGACGCTGGCCAAGCCGCTAGGTGGCGGCCTCCCCATTGGCGCGATCCTGATGACGGAAGATGTGGCCAGCGTCATTCAGCCCGGCGATCACGGCTCGACCTTCGGCGCTAACCCAGTGGCCTGCGCTGCGGCCCAGGTGATCGTCCGCCGCGTCAGCGATCCTGCCTTTCTGGCCGAAGTGCGTGCCAAGGGGGCATATTTGATGGAACGGCTGCAGGAGATCCACAGCCCTCACATCTGCGAGATCCGCGGCCGCGGGTTGATGATCGGCGTGGAGATGGACATCCCAGTGGCGCCCATCATCCAGAGCGGCTATGAACGCGGCCTGATCATGATCAACGCTGGTGAGAGGGTCCTGCGCTTGGTACCGCCGCTGATCATCGAACGGGCCGACCTGGATCGAGCGGTAGATCACCTCTCGGCGATTTTGGAATCCTTGTAA
- the argC gene encoding N-acetyl-gamma-glutamyl-phosphate reductase: protein MIRVGIFGATGYTGYELVQILLRHPEAKIVFTTSESTAGGKLSDVYPCPWDFPLISAADAPLADVDLVFLCLPHAASMEAVRQVRQAGVRAIDLSADFRIADPATYERWYGTPHTAPDLLREAVYGLVELHREQIRAANLVANPGCYPTSVNLGLYPLARAGVLGHKVIIDSKSGVSGAGRALKLTSHFVEVNENLSPYSIGYTHRHIAEMEQELNPVNGPYQIIFSPHLLPVNRGILSTMYVEVPPDLTGQQLHEIYQETYAGEPFIHLLPLGQVATLRHTVGSNRCAIGLTPVNGTGTLIVTASIDNLLKGASGQAIQNMNVMFGLPETMGLI from the coding sequence GTGATCAGAGTCGGCATCTTCGGTGCGACGGGCTATACCGGCTACGAGCTAGTCCAGATCCTGCTGCGGCATCCGGAGGCGAAGATCGTCTTCACCACTTCGGAGAGCACGGCTGGCGGCAAGCTGAGCGATGTGTATCCCTGTCCGTGGGATTTTCCGTTGATCAGTGCAGCCGATGCGCCGTTGGCTGATGTAGATCTCGTCTTCCTATGCTTACCCCATGCAGCCTCGATGGAGGCGGTGCGTCAGGTGCGCCAGGCCGGCGTGCGCGCCATTGACCTCTCCGCCGACTTTCGCATCGCCGACCCGGCCACCTATGAACGCTGGTACGGCACGCCGCACACAGCTCCCGACTTGTTGCGTGAGGCCGTGTACGGGCTGGTGGAACTTCATCGAGAGCAAATTCGCGCTGCGAACCTGGTCGCCAACCCGGGGTGCTATCCTACCAGCGTCAACTTGGGGCTATATCCATTGGCCAGAGCCGGGGTTTTGGGTCACAAGGTGATCATTGATAGTAAATCGGGGGTGTCCGGCGCGGGACGGGCGCTCAAGCTCACCTCGCACTTTGTGGAGGTCAACGAGAACCTGTCCCCCTACAGCATTGGGTACACCCACCGCCACATCGCCGAGATGGAGCAGGAGCTCAACCCGGTGAACGGCCCGTACCAGATTATCTTCTCGCCTCATCTGTTGCCGGTGAATCGTGGCATCCTCTCCACCATGTACGTCGAAGTGCCACCCGATCTGACAGGCCAGCAGTTGCACGAGATCTACCAGGAGACATACGCCGGCGAGCCGTTCATCCACCTGCTGCCGCTAGGTCAAGTAGCTACACTCCGCCATACCGTCGGCAGCAACCGTTGTGCGATCGGGCTGACGCCTGTGAATGGCACAGGTACCCTGATCGTCACAGCCAGTATTGATAATCTGCTCAAGGGCGCGTCCGGCCAAGCGATCCAGAACATGAACGTGATGTTCGGCCTGCCGGAGACGATGGGGTTGATCTAA
- the serS gene encoding serine--tRNA ligase yields MLDIRLIREQTAMVKEAMRKLGAEDAPIDRVLELDEERRAILAEVESLRARRNAGSKEIGQLMREGRHAEAEALKAEMSAIGQRIPELEERLRQVEAELQDAMLRIPNLPHPKVPVGRDERDNVIIRTEGELRQFDFEPLPHWELGPALDIIDFERGVKISGSRFYVLKGLGARLQRALITWMIDLHVNEHGYTEVYPPFVVKAECLVGTGNLPKFGDNLYHDVEEDFWLIPTAEVPVTNLHRDEILPPGSLPIYYVAYTPCWRREKMSAGRDVRGIKRGHQFDKVEMVKFVEPSTSDEELEKLVDNAEDVCRKLGLPHRVVQMCTGDLSFTAAMKYDIEVWAPGCQEWLEVSSCSNFMDFQARRANIRYRPAPNARPEFVHTLNGSGLALPRVMIAILENYQQKDGSVVVPEVLRPYMGGVKVIR; encoded by the coding sequence ATGCTAGATATCCGTTTAATTCGCGAACAGACGGCTATGGTCAAGGAGGCGATGCGTAAGCTAGGGGCGGAGGACGCGCCGATTGACCGTGTGCTGGAATTGGACGAGGAGCGACGGGCCATTTTGGCTGAGGTTGAATCGCTGCGCGCCCGTCGCAACGCCGGCAGCAAAGAGATCGGCCAGCTCATGCGCGAGGGAAGGCACGCCGAGGCGGAAGCGCTCAAAGCGGAGATGAGCGCGATCGGCCAGCGCATCCCTGAGCTGGAGGAACGCCTGCGGCAGGTAGAGGCGGAGCTGCAAGATGCCATGCTGCGCATCCCCAACCTGCCTCATCCCAAAGTGCCAGTGGGGCGAGATGAGCGCGATAACGTCATCATCCGCACGGAAGGGGAGCTACGCCAATTTGATTTTGAGCCGTTGCCGCACTGGGAACTGGGGCCGGCGCTGGATATCATTGACTTCGAGCGCGGGGTGAAGATCTCAGGGAGCCGCTTCTATGTGCTCAAGGGCTTAGGCGCGCGATTGCAGCGTGCGCTCATCACCTGGATGATTGACCTGCATGTCAATGAACACGGCTATACCGAGGTCTATCCACCGTTTGTGGTCAAGGCCGAATGCCTGGTGGGCACGGGCAATCTCCCCAAGTTCGGTGACAACCTGTATCATGACGTGGAAGAGGACTTTTGGCTGATCCCCACAGCCGAGGTGCCGGTGACCAACCTCCATCGGGATGAGATCTTGCCGCCGGGGAGCCTACCCATCTACTACGTGGCCTACACGCCCTGCTGGCGTCGGGAGAAGATGTCGGCTGGGCGCGATGTGCGCGGCATCAAGCGCGGCCATCAGTTCGACAAGGTAGAAATGGTGAAATTTGTGGAACCAAGCACCTCGGACGAAGAGCTGGAAAAGCTGGTGGACAACGCCGAGGACGTATGCCGGAAGTTAGGGCTGCCTCACCGGGTGGTACAGATGTGCACCGGGGATCTGAGCTTCACTGCGGCCATGAAGTACGATATCGAGGTGTGGGCACCTGGATGTCAGGAATGGCTGGAGGTTAGCTCGTGCTCGAACTTCATGGACTTCCAGGCACGACGGGCAAACATTCGATATCGGCCGGCCCCCAATGCCCGCCCCGAGTTCGTACACACCCTGAACGGCTCAGGGCTGGCATTGCCGCGGGTGATGATCGCCATTCTAGAGAATTACCAACAGAAGGACGGCTCGGTGGTAGTGCCAGAGGTATTACGCCCGTATATGGGCGGGGTAAAGGTGATCCGGTAG
- a CDS encoding N-acetyltransferase, protein MGDDNGTDIVSDNVIIRPARAEDVPAMAKLINGYAAQDLMLPRSEEQLLRHLPDFVVAEAAGRIIGCAGLARLSPELAEIRSLAVAPEMQGRGVGRALVGFLLQAAREVGIVQVCALTLRPHFFEALGFQVVDRWDISPKIWQECIYCPKFHRCDEIAVLLNLEEMMPGELPSSHWDRFLQSSVPTAWRRNFATVVRK, encoded by the coding sequence ATGGGCGATGACAACGGCACAGATATAGTCAGCGACAACGTGATCATACGGCCGGCTCGGGCTGAGGATGTGCCGGCGATGGCCAAGCTGATCAATGGCTACGCAGCCCAGGACTTGATGCTGCCTCGCTCGGAAGAACAGCTCCTGCGCCATCTGCCCGATTTCGTGGTAGCCGAGGCGGCAGGGCGCATTATCGGCTGTGCCGGGCTGGCTCGTCTCAGCCCAGAGTTGGCTGAGATCCGCTCGCTAGCGGTGGCCCCCGAGATGCAGGGGCGAGGGGTGGGGCGCGCGCTGGTGGGCTTCCTACTCCAGGCTGCGCGCGAAGTGGGCATCGTCCAAGTGTGTGCGCTGACGCTGCGACCGCACTTTTTCGAAGCCCTCGGCTTTCAGGTGGTGGACCGCTGGGATATCAGCCCGAAGATTTGGCAGGAATGCATTTACTGTCCGAAATTTCACCGTTGTGACGAGATCGCCGTCCTGTTGAACCTGGAGGAGATGATGCCGGGAGAATTGCCATCATCGCATTGGGACCGTTTCCTGCAAAGCTCAGTGCCAACGGCCTGGCGGCGCAATTTCGCAACAGTGGTGAGGAAGTGA
- a CDS encoding FxLYD domain-containing protein — MKPMVSPPRLLFVIAISGLMAACGQVITRPTPTPTPPVVVALQATPRPTATPAPYTPEPTATPTITPTPVVYIVQRGDSLLRIAAQFGVSVEALQEANDILDPRRLQIGQALIIPQDEEALSEEATPTPTPTPMPFRIQNLTFYQAPTGELWCLGEVLNTSDIPLEQVQIEVTLLDDQEREIGRASAFVQADLVEPGERAPFMVQFDQVLSPFASYHVSALSGVPAYVGSYYRDLEVREAYGVGERYAAYRVMGRIANVGPEEAVGVNVIVTVYDVLGRVIGVRREAPEHNVIPRGGETTFEVEVAPIGGPVVTYTVLAQGRRLPTPTPSGE; from the coding sequence ATGAAACCGATGGTCAGCCCGCCTCGACTTCTATTTGTGATCGCAATCAGTGGGCTAATGGCCGCCTGTGGGCAGGTCATCACTCGACCTACGCCCACCCCGACGCCCCCCGTAGTGGTAGCGTTGCAAGCCACGCCGCGGCCCACAGCTACCCCTGCCCCCTATACGCCTGAGCCGACTGCCACTCCCACTATCACGCCGACGCCGGTGGTCTATATCGTTCAGCGCGGCGACAGCTTATTACGCATCGCCGCCCAGTTCGGCGTGAGCGTGGAAGCGCTGCAAGAGGCGAATGACATCCTCGATCCACGCCGGCTTCAGATTGGGCAGGCGTTGATCATCCCCCAGGACGAGGAGGCCCTCTCCGAGGAGGCTACCCCTACGCCAACGCCTACGCCGATGCCTTTCCGGATCCAGAATCTCACTTTTTACCAGGCGCCAACCGGCGAGTTGTGGTGCCTGGGCGAGGTATTGAACACCAGCGACATCCCATTGGAGCAGGTCCAGATAGAGGTCACCTTGCTGGACGATCAAGAGCGAGAGATCGGGCGGGCGTCTGCGTTCGTGCAGGCTGATCTGGTCGAGCCAGGTGAGCGAGCCCCGTTCATGGTTCAGTTTGACCAGGTGCTGTCTCCATTTGCCAGCTACCACGTCAGCGCCCTCAGCGGCGTGCCTGCTTATGTTGGCAGCTACTATCGCGATCTAGAGGTGCGCGAGGCTTACGGTGTCGGGGAGCGCTACGCTGCTTACCGTGTAATGGGCCGTATCGCCAATGTCGGCCCTGAGGAAGCGGTGGGCGTTAACGTCATTGTGACCGTGTACGATGTGCTGGGGCGGGTGATCGGCGTGCGCCGCGAGGCCCCCGAGCATAACGTGATCCCTCGCGGCGGGGAAACCACCTTTGAAGTCGAGGTTGCGCCGATCGGCGGGCCAGTAGTGACCTATACCGTGCTGGCTCAGGGGCGCCGGCTGCCGACGCCGACACCCAGTGGAGAGTAG
- the argB gene encoding acetylglutamate kinase, giving the protein MAKATSIIILKFGGNEIDQPGFLAAMAEAVIQLRERATPVIVHGGGKEIAELQQRLGLRPQFIDGLRVTDEDSLAVAEMVLSGRVNKRVVATLIQAGVPAVGLSGVDGGLLRVERLSHPAGDLGWVGEVVEVNPIPLRALLHADIVPVISPISLGRDGHTYNVNADHAAMALARALHADRLAFISNVPGVLVAGQCVRALTAAQAEEWIAEKIITGGMIPKVRAALEAIHSGVSQALITDLRGLISDSGTAFVADALI; this is encoded by the coding sequence ATGGCGAAGGCTACCAGCATCATCATCCTCAAGTTCGGTGGGAACGAGATCGACCAGCCAGGCTTTCTAGCGGCGATGGCCGAGGCGGTGATTCAACTGCGCGAGCGAGCCACCCCGGTCATCGTCCACGGCGGCGGCAAGGAAATCGCCGAGCTGCAGCAGCGGCTGGGGCTGCGGCCACAGTTCATCGACGGGCTGCGGGTGACCGATGAGGACTCGCTGGCGGTAGCGGAGATGGTGCTTTCCGGTCGCGTCAACAAGCGCGTGGTCGCCACGCTGATCCAGGCCGGCGTGCCTGCGGTAGGGCTGAGCGGCGTGGACGGCGGGCTCCTGCGCGTTGAGCGCTTATCGCACCCGGCCGGCGACCTAGGCTGGGTAGGCGAAGTTGTGGAGGTCAACCCCATTCCGCTTCGGGCGCTGTTACACGCGGACATCGTCCCCGTGATCTCGCCTATTTCCCTAGGGCGCGACGGCCACACGTACAACGTGAACGCCGACCACGCGGCGATGGCCCTCGCACGCGCGCTCCACGCCGATCGCCTGGCTTTCATCTCCAACGTGCCAGGAGTATTGGTGGCAGGCCAGTGCGTGCGCGCCCTGACAGCGGCCCAGGCTGAGGAGTGGATCGCTGAGAAGATCATCACCGGTGGCATGATCCCCAAGGTCCGGGCCGCGTTGGAAGCAATCCATAGCGGCGTGTCCCAGGCGTTGATCACCGACCTGCGCGGCCTCATCTCCGACTCGGGCACGGCTTTCGTCGCCGATGCGCTGATTTGA
- the carA gene encoding glutamine-hydrolyzing carbamoyl-phosphate synthase small subunit: MSGLLALEDGTVFEGEGFGARATVVGEVVFNTSMTGYQEILTDPSYYGQMVVMTVSHVGNVGVNSEDVESLRPQVQAFIVREVSPVVSNWRARESLPTYLARYGIPGLSEVDTRALTRHIRERGAMKAALSTDGASPDELIEMARAWEGLEGRDVVRAVTCAEPYHWIEGGIRQFQPHRFRPAESHPFHVVAYDFGVKHNILRRLVDHGCRVTVVPADTPAEDVLALSPDGIFLSNGPGDPAGIPYAVAAVAKLLQTGLPMFGICLGHQLLGLALGGRTYKLKFGHHGGNQPVRDEATGIVQITAQNHNYAVDPDSLDPSQVEITHWNLNDGTVEGMRLKDRPVFSVQYHPEASPGPHDADYLFGRFVELMRRQRSKKEG; encoded by the coding sequence ATGAGCGGACTGCTTGCTTTGGAAGACGGGACAGTGTTCGAAGGTGAAGGGTTCGGCGCTAGGGCGACGGTAGTCGGCGAAGTCGTGTTCAATACTTCGATGACCGGCTATCAGGAGATCCTGACCGATCCCTCCTATTATGGCCAGATGGTGGTGATGACCGTTTCCCATGTCGGCAACGTGGGCGTGAACTCGGAGGATGTGGAAAGCCTGCGGCCACAGGTACAGGCTTTCATTGTGCGCGAGGTTAGCCCGGTGGTCTCTAATTGGCGCGCCAGGGAGTCACTGCCGACCTATCTGGCGCGCTACGGCATCCCCGGCCTAAGTGAGGTGGATACGCGCGCCCTTACCCGACATATCCGGGAGCGCGGCGCGATGAAAGCCGCCCTTAGCACCGATGGCGCGTCTCCAGATGAGCTGATCGAGATGGCCAGGGCCTGGGAGGGGTTGGAGGGGCGCGATGTAGTGCGCGCGGTCACCTGTGCCGAGCCATATCACTGGATCGAGGGAGGGATTCGGCAGTTTCAGCCCCATCGCTTTCGCCCGGCCGAATCGCATCCGTTCCATGTGGTCGCCTATGACTTCGGCGTCAAGCACAACATCCTGCGCCGACTGGTAGACCACGGCTGCCGAGTGACCGTGGTGCCCGCCGATACGCCCGCCGAGGATGTGCTGGCGCTGTCCCCCGATGGCATCTTCCTATCCAACGGACCGGGAGATCCCGCCGGCATACCTTACGCAGTGGCGGCCGTGGCGAAACTGCTGCAAACCGGCCTGCCTATGTTTGGCATCTGCTTGGGGCACCAGCTTCTAGGCCTGGCGTTAGGCGGGCGCACCTATAAGCTCAAGTTCGGCCACCACGGCGGTAACCAGCCTGTGCGGGATGAGGCCACGGGCATCGTCCAGATCACTGCACAGAACCACAACTACGCTGTGGACCCTGATAGCCTGGACCCTAGCCAGGTGGAGATCACCCACTGGAACTTGAACGATGGGACGGTCGAGGGAATGCGCTTGAAAGACCGCCCCGTCTTTTCTGTCCAATATCATCCGGAGGCGAGCCCAGGGCCCCACGATGCGGATTACCTGTTCGGTCGCTTTGTGGAGCTGATGCGCAGGCAGCGAAGTAAAAAAGAGGGATAG
- a CDS encoding homoserine dehydrogenase: MAQVIRVALVGLGNVGRAFLELMRTKRWVLRERYGLELVLTGAADSTGAALGAGQIDPANLLRHKQAGHGAGQYPRLGHRGMPATEMVRQVEADVLLEASPVNVRTGQPGLDCVRIALQRGMSVILANKGPLVVAYRELMDLAVPLQSSSVSTGNEGGWPKAEWRPQRLRFSATVCGALPVLNMGQRDLVACEIQRIEGILNSTTNYILTAMEAGDSFDQALRQAQAEGVAESDPSLDIQGWDTANKLVIIANAVLGVPITLKDVDMLGIQYITPDDLAAARARGQTVKLVAVAQRQDGSYRFSVHPAALPLSHPLASITGWEMGIVWHTDIMGTQFAKVDERGPMPTAAAMLRDLINLYR; this comes from the coding sequence ATGGCTCAAGTGATACGCGTTGCTCTGGTGGGTCTAGGAAACGTCGGGCGAGCGTTCCTGGAACTAATGAGAACCAAGCGATGGGTTTTGCGCGAGCGTTACGGCTTGGAGTTGGTGCTGACCGGCGCAGCTGATTCCACCGGCGCAGCGTTGGGTGCCGGGCAAATCGACCCTGCCAACTTATTGCGGCATAAACAGGCGGGACACGGCGCTGGGCAATATCCCCGGCTGGGACACCGCGGCATGCCGGCAACGGAGATGGTGCGCCAGGTTGAGGCAGATGTGTTGCTGGAAGCCTCGCCGGTCAACGTTCGCACCGGCCAGCCGGGACTAGACTGCGTGCGCATCGCCCTGCAACGCGGGATGTCGGTGATCCTGGCCAACAAAGGGCCGCTAGTAGTGGCGTATCGGGAATTGATGGATCTAGCAGTCCCACTCCAGTCCTCCTCCGTTTCAACTGGAAACGAAGGAGGATGGCCGAAGGCCGAGTGGAGGCCTCAACGCCTCCGTTTCTCCGCCACGGTGTGTGGCGCGCTGCCGGTGCTCAACATGGGACAGCGTGACCTGGTCGCCTGCGAGATCCAGCGGATTGAAGGAATTCTTAACTCGACCACCAACTACATCCTCACCGCAATGGAGGCTGGCGACAGCTTCGACCAGGCGCTACGGCAGGCGCAAGCTGAGGGGGTGGCCGAGAGCGATCCCTCGCTGGACATCCAGGGTTGGGACACAGCCAACAAGCTGGTGATTATCGCCAATGCCGTGCTGGGGGTACCGATCACGCTGAAAGACGTGGACATGCTGGGCATTCAGTATATCACCCCGGACGACCTGGCCGCTGCGCGGGCGCGCGGGCAGACGGTGAAGCTAGTGGCCGTAGCGCAAAGGCAAGATGGCAGTTATCGCTTCTCCGTTCACCCGGCTGCGCTCCCTTTAAGCCACCCGCTGGCCTCCATCACCGGTTGGGAAATGGGGATCGTCTGGCATACCGACATCATGGGGACCCAGTTCGCCAAGGTGGACGAGCGCGGCCCGATGCCTACCGCAGCGGCCATGCTGCGCGACTTGATCAATTTATATCGCTAA